The following are encoded in a window of Dysidea avara chromosome 4, odDysAvar1.4, whole genome shotgun sequence genomic DNA:
- the LOC136254813 gene encoding uncharacterized protein — protein sequence MEFLSSDQRRSLGHAIEFLQQLRCPPQATLEENQAARGEGNIDSQENHQNHPRGNNSSEGGGPQPVQETNPATVSRTRRLITAATRSGSDRIDDQPCSSGSQLQRGSNQQQQSVEQQNSGRMQRFGSAYSNAINILREARNTSVAAEHRHNFGKRRSTVSPAIRAKKLKKTSTWTHSFFCLSETDDEKVPTNTMAKNTLILAGLGEKRVTISNIDCSVKEFQEVLFAEFPKLRQGGGVEFLKSTQSTRKLETIPFTISSSPRLLRSYIGVARVYIRPMQVSLDLTPAQEIVDQVASVKEECLNCGEKIVISQLREHLQVCGSRFAESSDEDDHDLTCTTMFVDTELEMTHSANITDRDSNSEEEDSVVLPPCNVLTRQLQQSEPTVPSIDLTHEDVPSAADIGDETSINGAEPTLLASSLIAPPTAGDETSTNSTEAIVNTLLGELNDEFTINVRRSNLLQDALKEARKKKFDVNKRMKVTFVGESGVDLGGPKREFFRLFIKELSQSGFMLGGKNKFFSSNVQAIQKKDFMRIGWYAGISVVQGGPGFPLLSDSVYQYLCTGETTNIEIDDEDLPLMIKALIQQIKAATSNNEVQAVFDGEQYLNQSALMETGYMKPFEALTTDDKDEIISILIDYHCLIKPKAAMDQFAEGLQCTGVLHYMKHHDGCVLRDLFRFRPSVLTAESLKELFSVTYSGDDQRSVEEQAYVFFGDFLDDCEAGDIECTLEHVLVFCTGADSVPVGGFGKKIELIFLGDDKILPTSSTCFLTLRMPTCHRTNKDFNDNMILGFRCSNFFGYV from the exons ATGGAGTTTCTTTCTAGCGACCAACGAAGATCTTTGGGGCATGCGATCGAGTTTTTACAGCAATTGAGATGCCCTCCTCAAGCTACACTGGAAG AAAACCAGGCCGCACGTGGAGAAGGAAACATTGACAGCCAAGAAAACCATCAAAATCATCCTCGCGGCAATAATTCGTCAGAGGGAGGTGGGCCACAGCCGGTACAAGAGACCAACCCGGCAACTGTGAGCCGAACACGCCGTCTCATCACAGCAGCCACTAGGAGCGGCAGTGACCGTATTGATGATCAGCCATGCAGTAGTGGCAGCCAGCTACAGCGAGGTTCTAACCAACAACAGCAATCAGTCGAGCAGCAGAATTCAG GAAGGATGCAAAGATTTGGAAGCGCCTACAGCAATGCCATCAATATACTTAGAGAGGCCAGAAACACTTCCGTAGCTGCAGAACACCGACATAATTTTGGAAAAAGACGTAGCACTGTTTCTCCAGCTATTCGGGCCAAAAAATTAAAGAAGACCTCCACTTGGACTCACAGTTTTTTCTGCCTCTCAGAAACTGATGATGAGAAAGTTCCCACCAACACTATGGCCAAAAATACATTAATCCTTGCTGGCCTAGGAGAGAAGCGGGTGACCATTTCCAATATTGACTGCAGTGTAAAGGAGTTTCAGGAAGTTCTTTTTGCTGAATTTCCAAAGCTTCGACAAGGTGGAGGAGTGGAATTCCTAAAGAGCACGCAGAGCACAAGGAAACTGGAAACAATCCCTTTTACTATCAGTAGTTCACCAAGACTTCTCCGATCTTATATCGGTGTAGCAAGGGTCTACATACGTCCTATGCAAGTGAGCCTAGATCTAACACCAGCACAGGAGATTGTTGATCAG GTAGCAAGTGTCAAAGAGGAATGTCTGAATTGTGGAGAGAAGATAGTAATTTCACAGCTCCGTGAACATTTGCAAGTTTGTGGTAGTAG GTTTGCTGAATCATCTGACGAAGATGATCATGATCTCACCTGTACCACAATGTTTGTAGATACAGAGTTGGAG ATGACTCactctgcaaacatcactgatagAGATAGCAACAGTGAGGAGGAGGattctgttgtcctgccacctTGCAATGTGCTTACTAGGCAACTTCAGCAGAGTGAACCTACAGT ACCATCTATTGATCTCACCCATGAAGATGTTCCATCTGCAGCAGATATTGGAGATGAGACTTCTATAAA TGGTGCAGAACCCACTCTATTGGCATCAAGTCTCATTGCACCACCAACGGCCGGAGATGAGACTTCTACAAA TAGTACAGAAGCCATTGTAaacactctactgggtgaaCTGAATGATGAGTTCACAATCAACGTAAGAAGAAGTAATTTACTGCAAGATGCCTTAAAAGAAGCCCGTAAGAAAAAGTTTGACGTGAATAAACGGATGAAG GTGACTTTTGTTGGTGAAAGTGGAGTCGATTTAGGTGGACCGAAGCGGGAATTTTTCAGGCTATTTATCAAAGAACTGAGCCAATCTGGTTTCATGCTTGGAGGAAAAAACAAGTTCTTTAGCTCCAATGTACAAGCCATTCAG AAGAAAGACTTCATGCGTATTGGATGGTATGCTGGCATCTCTGTTGTCCAAGGAGGACCAGGATTTCCATTGCTGTCTGATAGCGTATACCAATATTTGTGTACTGGGGAGACCACCAATATTGAAATAGATGACGAGGATCTTCCTTTAATGATAAAGGCACTAATCCAGCAG ATCAAAGCAGCTACATCCAACAATGAAGTGCAAGCCGTATTTGATGGTGAGCAATACCTCAACCAGAGTGCTCTAATGGAAACCGGCTACATGAAGCCGTTTGAGGCCCTAACAACTGATGATAAAGACGAAATAATTTCAATATTAATAGACTACCATTGTCTCATTAAGCCGAAGGCTGCAATGGACCAGTTTGCAGAGGGACTGCAGTGCACTGGTGTGCTACATTACATGAAACATCATGATGGCTGTGTATTAAGAGATCTGTTTAGGTTTCGACCATCAGTTCTGACTGCAG AATCGCTAAAGGAATTGTTCTCTGTGACATATTCAGGAGATGACCAGAGGAGTGTAGAGGAACAGGCTTATGTTTTCTTTGGAGATTTTCTGGATGACTGTGAAG CTGGTGACATAGAGTGCACATTAGAACATGTGCTAGTATTTTGCACTGGGGCTGACTCAGTCCCAGTGGGAGGATTTGGTAAGAAAATTGAACTGATCTTCTTGGGTGATGATAAGATTCTTCCAACATCCTCCACGTGTTTTCTGACTTTGAGAATGCCTACATGCCACCGTACCAACAAAGACTTTAATGATAACATGATTCTAGGATTTAGATGCAGTAATTTCTTTGGCTATGTTTAG